The proteins below are encoded in one region of Phaeodactylum tricornutum CCAP 1055/1 chromosome 3, complete sequence:
- a CDS encoding predicted protein has product VRKIIYAARTHSQLSQFVGELRRTAWGDHVRVVALGGRKALCGNAAVARLKSEAAVNEACLDLQKAKSCNCPLLASKDTVDTLAMHTLASVTDIEQASQLGKASQTCAYYASRTALAAAEVVVLPYSMLLSPQTRSAVGLSLKESLVIVDEAHNLPEALRSLHSCSLSLPVVMASLEQLALCTTKYASRLAGRNIYYLGQIRKVLVTFRKHFECTTPNHKLEERMVSPGELLIELKLDSVNLFKILRYLERSRLAQKLLGFTSLVSTEVQAKTGDEGDDAQETTTGISKHVSAMSLVQNFLEKLSLTGQEGKIVTDRPGISPNPDHNPRVRQRQHPAFRYVLLQPAVFFENVLTEAHALALVGGTLRPFVHVAAELLGNQISSSFAAFSCDHVVSPNNVLLQCHLKGPTGKSLDFRHQQRKTATACNELGATLLHLCRSVPSGMVVFLPSYSYEAHLVQHWKRSGIWNDLQKIKSIYREPKQSSQLDTTLQAYSRDALKGALLFSVIGGKMSEGINFSNDMARCVVVVGLPYPDITDPELLEKMAMMDRAPDKTISGRAYYQNLCMRAVNQSVGRAIRHADDYAAVVLCDQRYSEERIWSALPGWLKRGSRASP; this is encoded by the exons GTCCGCAAAATCATTTACGCCGCACGTACGCATTCGCAGCTTTCGCAGTTTGTGGGAGAATTGCGTCGGACTGCGTGGGGGGATCACGTCAGGGTCGTGGCACTCGGTGGTCGCAAAGCTCTCTGTGGAAATGCGGCGGTCGCTCGATTGAAATCGGAAGCGGCCGTGAACGAAGCCTGCTTGgatttgcaaaaggccaaaagCTGTAACTGCCCCTTGCTGGCATCCAAAGACACGGTTGACACCCTAGCCATGCATACCCTCGCTTCCGTGACTGATATTGAACAAGCTTCACAGTTGGGAAAAGCCTCGCAAACGTGTGCCTACTATGCCTCTCGGACCGCCCTGGCTGCGGCCGAAGTCGTGGTGTTGCCGTACAGCATGCTTTTGTCTCCGCAAACACGTTCTGCAGTAGGGCTGTCTTTAAAGGAGTCGCTCGTTATTGTGGATGAAGCTCACAATTTACCCGAAGCTTTACGATCCTTGCATTCGTGTTCCTTGTCCCTGCCCGTCGTCATGGCGAGTCTAGAGCAACTGGCCTTGTGCACGACCAAGTATGCTTCTCGACTGGCCGGGCGCAATATATACTATCTCGGACAAATAAGGAAAGTGTTGGTCACTTTTCGCAAACATTTTGAATGCACCACACCCAATCACAAGCTGGAAGAACGGATGGTAAGCCCTGGGGAGTTGTTAATTGAACTGAAATTGGACTCTGTTAATTTGTTCAAGATTTTGCGCTACTTGGAGCGGTCTCGACTTGCGCAAAAATTGCTTGGCTTTACTAGTCTGGTGTCGACTGAAGTTCAGGCAAAGACTGGAGATGAGGGGGATGATGCGCAAGAAACTACAACAGGGATTTCAAAGCATGTATCAGCGATGTCGCTGGTACAAAACTTCTTGGAAAAGCTATCGTTGACTGGCCAAGAAGGAAAGATTGTAACTGATCGACCAGGGATCAGCCCCAATCCAGATCACAACCCTCGCGTCCGCCAAAGGCAGCATCCCGCCTTTCGATATGTTCTCCTACAGCCTGCCGTGTTCTTTGAAAACGTTCTGACAGAGGCGCATGCCTTAGCGTTGGTGGGAGGGACACTGCGTCCATTTGTTCACGTGGCTGCCGAACTTCTTGGAAATCAGA TCTCGTCAAGTTTCGCCGCGTTTTCCTGTGATCATGTCGTATCGCCCAATAATGTTCTTTTGCAGTGTCATTTGAAGGGTCCGACCGGAAAGAGTTTGGATTTTCGCCACCAGCAGCGCAAGACGGCAACGGCGTGCAATGAGCTCGGGGCAACATTATTGCATCTGTGTCGTAGTGTACCAAGTGGAATGGTCGTTTTTTTGCCGAGCTACTCTTATGAAGCTCACTTAGTCCAGCACTGGAAACGCTCCGGGATCTGGAACGATTTGCAAAAGATCAAGAGCATATATAGGGAACCAAAACAATCTAGCCAACTGGATACTACCCTTCAAGCTTATTCTCGCGATGCGCTCAAAGGTGCGCTTTTGTTTTCCGTTATCGGCGGCAAAATGTCGGAAGGTATCAATTTTTCCAACGACATGGCGCGATGCGTTGTGGTTGTTGGTTTACCTTATCCAGATATTACGGACCCTGAGCTACTGGAGAAAATGGCTATGATGGATCGCGCCCCGGACAAAACAATATCCGGCCGGGCCTACTATCAGAATCTTTGCATGCGAGCTGTCAATCAATCGGTAGGCCGCGCGATTCGTCACGCTGACGACTACGCTGCGGTTGTGCTCTGCGATCAACGGTATAGCGAAGAGCGTATTTGGTCTGCATTGCCGGGCTGGTTAAAAAGGGGTTCGAGGGCATCTCCG
- a CDS encoding predicted protein: MTNSEECFLGVHAEEGPCCSPTSFEHEDDKEATQMTCDVLCSLSSSAATSQPHASASVKSEDSCEFSHDSSKRRNSKTCASKQFQLPMFLSKTYHMIDRCDSEIATWSEAGDNFVVKNTEKFASSVLPRYFKHSNFSSFARQLNFYGFRKLRTDPILTSDVDPHTACFVRFYHEKFQKDKPQLLHQIKRATKTDQQSKDEVESLKHDVAKLKETLSLTAAQYDQKLAELSYECNRRITAMNAEYDKLAALVHSAITPRDSILAASSATASSSASQVPDLLHSLSQAASHQTAKAP, translated from the exons ATGACCAACTCCGAAGAGTGCTTCCTAGGAGTCCATGCGGAGGAGGGACCTTGCTGCTCCCCAACGTCTTTTGAGCACGAGGACGACAAGGAAGCTACACAGATGACATGTGACGTTCTTTGTTCTTTGAGTTCTTCGGCAGCGACTTCACAACCACACGCTTCAGCCTCCGTAAAATCGGAGGATTCCTGTGAATTTTCCCACGATTCCTCTAAGAGAAGGAATAGCAAGACTTGTGCTAGCAAACAATTTCAGCTACCCATGTTCCTCAGTA AGACTTATCATATGATTGACCGATGCGATTCAGAGATCGCTACTTGGTCAGAAGCGGGTGATAATTTTGTTGTGAAGAATACCGAAAAGTTCGCGAGC AGCGTCCTTCCTCGCTATTTCAAGCATTCCAACTTTTCGAGCTTTGCTCGTCAACTGAATTTCTACGGCTTTCGAAAGCTAAGGACCGACCCAATCTTGACTTCGGATGTGGATCCACACACCGCATGTTTCGTACGATTCTATCACGAAAAATTTCAAAAGGACAAGCCACAGCTATTGCATCAAATTAAACGAGCCACTAAGACTGATCAGCAGTCCAAAGATGAAGTTGAATCTTTGAAACATGATGTAGCTAAGCTGAAGGAAACACTGAGCTTGACTGCGGCTCAATACGACCAAAAACTCGCGGAGCTTTCCTATGAGTGCAACCGACGCATAACTGCGATGAATGCCGAGTACGACAAGTTGGCCGCCTTAGTTCATTCCGCCATTACACCTCGTGACAGCATTTTGGCTGCATCCTCAGCGACTGCGTCTTCCAGTGCGTCGCAGGTCCCAGACTTGTTGCATTCATTGAGTCAAGCCGCA TCACATCAAACCGCGAAGGCTCCTTAA
- a CDS encoding predicted protein — MSRPPKTPPQIPFGSSDRSASVNAISTGNNDHGIVFRTGVSINGASEKSRESLRESISRRRTSLTPQENVFLEELCIKGNEIEVKLAHSKLLDDDLFFEHHDDSANVNEWSGSDAFSLSRERSSKEALPNVCLSDRVSPRGTITTGSMVDVIPMRNDDRPRSQSAGSSCSFNVGSARRQELLQGRRKSLLFGKIWKAHESGLAVTDTSSRRLLLSRRNSFTNSSRRNVLQKSQRLGDIFRATNARENTTSTSSSTSRPEQEARTNLFMNDNKSDNNRRGSLRQSRIPSRPQLRRLTSESSRKSVTFGELPSPRQSRAESDDFSITALRKAAPIRSDSSNSIPTLHQGHTILNSSPSDRSFKSIPSLHKAHHVHSDASVRSSAGFSDITTEWSRTEDRNPSITADDEKKLDQLADWTSPVPTKVEIKPTIDGSRMIQDNIKLLSHHTDTDSLSHHVLLRDASVSNYEGQGIEVADWESTRGSLESFSMDALNVARRFDSMVSFNDGNTSVISSNSFDETISFDRLNNVFRRNSQALIRSLSDEEVNGVFLGGTRKLLHDTATTSSTQELAPIYDQDDSWKIDDDDDLDYYDSWMVIQDEYENGYGGGGTLPFHILGTSAEDIDAQPHVLSPPLMESLQPFLPISRARENFWMKYSLVRDGANMLTFLQYARGAQHSLLAIETVDGEVFGAFTAKAWRRNWNYFGSSDSFLWRMRHTRQEKTHSIIDQAQIESEVDVFPYTGKNQCIQLCTYDKIGIGGGAGNTLSPDTASISTLNHGEPIKEHEWGFGLTVQSDMLTGTTSPCVTFGSPSLSAEHSDGSIFEIINMELWTLTPCTRLEDAEKLELGKLFLQQHRH; from the coding sequence ATGTCTCGACCCCCCAAGACGCCCCCGCAGATACCCTTTGGAAGCTCTGATAGGAGCGCGAGCGTCAATGCCATTAGCACCGGCAACAACGACCACGGAATAGTTTTTAGAACAGGCGTTTCGATAAACGGTGCTTCGGAAAAGTCTCGCGAGTCTCTACGCGAGTCGATCAGTCGCCGCCGTACGAGTCTGACGCCTCAAGAAAAtgtctttttggaagaactCTGCATTAAAGGCAACGAAATTGAAGTCAAGCTCGCACATAGCAAGCTACTCGACGATGATCTCTTCTTCGAGCATCACGACGATTCAGCCAACGTCAATGAATGGTCCGGCTCTGACGCATTTTCTTTGAGTCGCGAACGAAGCAGCAAAGAGGCTCTGCCAAATGTTTGCTTGTCGGACCGGGTGTCACCACGAGGAACAATTACGACCGGATCTATGGTCGATGTCATACCAATGCGCAACGACGATCGACCGCGTAGCCAATCCGCCGGTTCATCTTGTTCTTTTAACGTAGGATCTGCCCGTCGACAAGAACTTCTCCAAGGCCGTCGAAAAAGTTTACTTTTTGGGAAAATATGGAAGGCACACGAAAGCGGGTTGGCTGTCACGGACACTTCCTCGCGACGCCTTTTGTTGTCCCGGCGCAACAGTTTTACAAACTCTTCCCGTCGGAATGTTTTGCAGAAATCCCAACGACTCGGCGACATCTTTCGAGCGACCAATGCTCGTGAAAACACGACTTCTACCTCCAGTTCCACATCGCGACCAGAACAAGAAGCACGAACGAATTTATTTATGAACGACAACAAATCTGACAACAATCGACGGGGCTCACTCCGACAGTCACGTATTCCATCTCGACCACAATTGCGTCGACTCACTTCCGAAAGTAGTCGCAAATCGGTCACGTTTGGGGAACTGCCGTCACCTCGTCAATCTCGGGCGGAATCGGATGACTTTAGCATAACCGCTCTGCGAAAAGCGGCTCCAATTCGTTCTGATTCCTCAAATTCCATTCCCACTCTCCATCAAGGACATACAATTCTAAATTCCTCGCCTTCAGACAGAAGTTTTAAGAGCATTCCTTCACTTCACAAAGCTCATCATGTGCACTCCGATGCATCCGTACGCTCGTCTGCCGGCTTTTCTGATATTACAACGGAGTGGAGTCGAACAGAAGACCGCAATCCGTCAATCACAGCTGACGATGAAAAGAAATTGGATCAGCTAGCCGATTGGACCTCTCCCGTTCCCACCAAAGTCGAAATTAAACCAACTATCGACGGGAGCAGGATGATTCAAGACAACATCAAACTCTTGTCCCATCACACGGATACAGATTCGTTGTCTCATCATGTCTTGCTGAGGGATGCGTCCGTTAGTAATTACGAAGGCCAGGGTATTGAAGTGGCCGATTGGGAGAGTACTCGTGGCAGCTTGGAGTCGTTTTCCATGGATGCACTCAACGTGGCACGTCGTTTCGACAGTATGGTATCCTTTAACGACGGTAATACCAGTGTCATTTCGAGCAACTCGTTTGACGAAACCATAAGCTTTGACCGACTCAACAACGTCTTTCGACGCAATTCTCAGGCGCTGATTCGAAGTTTGTCGGATGAAGAAGTGAATGGAGTTTTTCTTGGTGGAACGCGGAAACTCTTGCACGACACCGCTACAACAAGCAGCACTCAAGAACTTGCGCCGATTTATGACCAAGATGATTCCTGGAAAattgatgacgatgatgatttGGATTATTATGACTCCTGGATGGTCATTCAAGATGAGTACGAGAATGGTTATGGCGGCGGAGGCACTCTACCTTTTCATATCCTTGGCACATCAGCCGAAGACATTGACGCCCAACCGCACGTATTAAGCCCACCGCTAATGGAAAGCTTGCAACCTTTTCTTCCCATTAGTAGGGCCAGGGAAAACTTTTGGATGAAATATTCCTTGGTCCGCGACGGTGCCAACATGCTAACGTTTTTGCAGTACGCGCGAGGAGCGCAACACTCCCTTCTAGCCATTGAGACGGTCGATGGCGAGGTATTTGGTGCCTTTACTGCAAAAGCGTGGCGCAGGAACTGGAATTATTTCGGGTCGAGTGATTCGTTTCTATGGCGGATGCGCCATACTCGACAAGAGAAGACGCATTCAATTATCGACCAAGCGCAAATAGAAAGCGAAGTGGATGTCTTTCCTTACACAGGTAAGAATCAATGCATTCAACTGTGCACGTATGATAAGATTGGCATTGGTGGGGGTGCAGGCAATACTTTATCGCCCGATACAGCGAGTATTTCTACTCTGAACCATGGTGAACCAATCAAGGAGCACGAATGGGGTTTCGGGTTAACCGTACAATCCGACATGCTGACGGGAACCACTTCTCCGTGTGTTACGTTTGGGAGTCCATCTTTGTCAGCAGAGCACTCGGACGGATCAATCTTTGAAATCATCAACATGGAATTATGGACGTTGACACCCTGTACCCGATTGGAGGATGCAGAAAAGTTGGAACTCGGAAAATTGTTTTTACAACAACATAGGCACTGA
- a CDS encoding predicted protein yields MLFQRDHSARPFGVKKFIICTSSRTCLFPDLQQCVTFSFMNVTPLFLLVCHLLSAKVRGESSIRGTQKEEQHTVGKLQEQSVVCMVEQVDVKFSNYEPSPSNDAASTANDSDSAFLCVTDQDNAADQSFVIDLPPLVLENMTHHEHPVLSISDAVLDNEAVQLSVIKDASIDIDDSPSQHRSLASATGTGQVLVLRITYRGISPSLSADQLASRVFGLGNNPERHSLSSQIDACSFRQLQLRPAEGDDIVNGIAEISIDKRVAGSNSVLALDNLVVANATRRFGRLSTQFAHVLFVFPSAGLLFGGRGWLAYAYFNGWRSVYNDKWGGSLSALMHEVGHNLNLNHAGRGSQNYGDVTGYMGWGTSKIGAPTSCFNAQKSWALGWYKDRSLSLSLPDFPWGGQVAFFGEYDKTTPDQPVILSLEDGSKRFFLQYNRAKGMNEQTREFPNQVVLVSDEGPGDGRWGPQSRLEGAIGLNEQSTRRNFRIQNFEASGFPLFIRVCDEVEGPPDLVRLSIHLEDGTQSDTCNLNIEASAQTTPCDDDFSAVFFVDPNRGYKDCGWLARVMAKSDFWSEALCQEGHEAYNACAETCGKCTDKCEDTTGAFFYVNARHGNKDCEWLSTRTPWREKLCHEGNAAYAYCQESCNVCD; encoded by the exons ATGCTCTTCCAACGAGACCACTCCGCGAGACCTTTCGGCGTGAAGAAGTTTATAATTTGCACTTCTTCCCGTACCTGTTTGTTCCCCGACCTCCAGCAGTGTG TTACATTTAGTTTTATGAACGTTACGCCGCTGTTCCTCCTCGTCTGCCACTTGCTGTCGGCGAAGGTTCGGGGAGAATCGTCTATTCGAGGAACGCAGAAAGAGGAGCAACACACTGTCGGAAAGCTACAAGAGCAGTCTGTTGTTTGTATGGTGGAGCAGGTGGATGTCAAATTTTCCAATTATGAACCCTCACCCAGTAACGATGCGGCGAGTACGGCGAACGACAGCGACTCGGCATTCCTTTGTGTGACGGACCAGGACAACGCGGCTGATCAATCGTTCGTCATTGACTTGCCACCTTTGGTCTTGGAGAACATGACGCATCACGAGCATCCCGTTCTATCCATTTCCGACGCGGTTCTGGATAATGAAGCGGTTCAGCTTTCGGTCATCAAGGACGCCTCTATTGATATTGATGATTCACCATCCCAACACCGTTCTCTGGCGTCGGCAACGGGTACTGGCCAAGTCCTGGTCTTACGGATCACTTATCGTGGCATATCCCCCTCTCTGTCGGCCGATCAACTGGCCTCACGTGTTTTTGGCTTGGGTAACAATCCGGAACGTCACAGTCTTTCCAGCCAAATCGATGCTTGTTCATTTAGGCAGTTACAACTGAGACCAGCAGAGGGCGATGACATTGTAAATGGCATTGCTGAAATTTCCATTGACAAGCGAGTAGCTGGCTCGAACTCGGTGCTGGCTTTGGATAATCTAGTGGTCGCTAACGCCACGCGACGGTTTGGTCGATTGAGTACCCAGTTCGCTCATGTCTTATTTGTCTTCCCAAGCGCTGGGCTTTTGTTTGGTGGACGTGGATGGTTGGCCTATGCCTATTTCAACGGGTGGCGCTCCGTCTACAACGACAAATGGGGTGGTAGCTTGTCCGCCTTGATGCATGAAGTAGGGCACAATCTTAACTTGAACCACGCCGGACGAGGTAGCCAAAACTATGGCGATGTCACAG GTTACATGGGATGGGGAACTTCTAAGATTGGTGCTCCCACAAGCTGCTTTAATGCACAAAAGAGCTGGGCACTGGGATGGTACAAAGATCGTTCCCTTTCACTCTCTCTCCCAGATTTCCCTTGGGGAGGACAGGTTGCCTTCTTCGGGGAGTACGACAAGACAACGCCGGATCAACCTGTTATTCTAAGTCTTGAAGACGGCAGCAAGCGATTTTTTTTACAGTACAACCGCGCCAAAGGTATGAACGAGCAAACCCGAGAATTTCCCAACCAGGTTGTCCTTGTCAGTGACGAAGGCCCGGGAGACGGAAGGTGGGGTCCGCAATCCCGGCTGGAAGGAGCTATCGGCTTGAACGAGCAAAGCACTCGACGAAACTTTCGAATCCAAAACTTTGAAGCATCGGGCTTTCCTCTCTTTATCCGAGTTTGTGATGAGGTGGAGGGCCCTCCCGACTTGGTACGTCTCAGCATTCACTTGGAAGATGGAACGCAGAGTGACACTTGCAATTTAAATATAGAGGCTTCAGCGCAGACCACGCCTTGCGATGACGACTTCTCGGCAGTGTTCTTCGTAGACCCCAATCGTGGGTACAAAGACTGCGGCTGGCTGGCTCGAGTGATGGCAAAAAGTGATTTTTGGTCTGAGGCTTTGTGTCAAGAGGGCCACGAAGCCTACAATGCATGCGCGGAGACATGTGGCAAATGTACAGACAAATGCGAAGACACCACCGGAGCTTTTTTCTATGTCAATGCTCGTCATGGAAACAAGGATTGTGAG